CTGGGACGAGGCCGTCCGCGTCTGGCGGCAGTTCGACTGCCAGGCCTGCGGGCTGGGCGCGCGGGACACCCTCCGCATCGAGATGGGCTTTCTGCTCTCCGGGCAGGACTTCGATCCCGAGGACGACCCCCGGAACCCCTACGAGGCCGGCGTCGGCTTCACGGTCAAACTCGACACGGAGTTCGTGGGCCGGGACGCCCTGGAGGGCGTCGAGGCCCAGGGCGTCGAGGAGAAGCTGACGGGCTTTCGCCTCGTGGATCGGGGCGTCCCCCGCGAGGGGTACGTCGTCCAGGACCTCGACGGCGAGCCCATCGGCGAGGTCACGAGCGGGACGATGAGCCCGACGCTGAACAAGCCGATCGGGCTGGCGTACCTCCCGGTGGAGTACCGGAGTCCGGGCGTCAACGTCCAGGTCGTCGTCCGGGGCGAGCCGAAAAAGGCACAAACACAGGCGTTGCCATTTCTGGATAGATGAGCTTCGAGATCCCAGACGACTGTCGGTTCCTGGAGTCCCACGAGTGGGCGCGGCGCGAAGACGGGACGGTGCGCATCGGCGTCTCGGACTTCGCCCAGGACGAACTCGGCGACGTGGTCTTCGTCGAACTCCCCGACGAGGGGACGCAGGTGACCAAGGACGCGGACTTCGGCGTGGTCGAGAGCATAAAGGCCGTGTCGGACCTCTACGCCCCGGTTTCGGG
Above is a genomic segment from Halorientalis sp. LT38 containing:
- the gcvH gene encoding glycine cleavage system protein GcvH, encoding MSFEIPDDCRFLESHEWARREDGTVRIGVSDFAQDELGDVVFVELPDEGTQVTKDADFGVVESIKAVSDLYAPVSGTVVGVNEDLVDAPELVNEDPYGDGWMLEVELDDESELDALLSPDEYEDQIA